The following proteins are co-located in the Acropora palmata chromosome 11, jaAcrPala1.3, whole genome shotgun sequence genome:
- the LOC141897605 gene encoding cytosolic Fe-S cluster assembly factor NUBP2 homolog: MADGKSEQSLEKVLKNIKHIILVLSGKGGVGKSTVTTQIAWTLYNKGKKVGILDVDLCGPSIPRMMNVEGQDVHQCSAGWVPVYTDKDQRLAIMSIGFLLDSRDDAVVWRGPKKNAMIKQFLSDVCWGDLDYLIIDTPPGTSDEHITVVENLRNYNPDGAILVTTPQGVAVSDVRRELSFCQKTKIPILGVVENMSGFACPHCGECSNVFSKGGGEALAGSCRVPFLGSIPLDPSLAQSLEDGQAFTDLFPNSPTLDAVNKITSKLLEMKNGVTD; the protein is encoded by the exons atggcggacg GAAAGTCTGAGCAAAGTCTGGAAAAGGTGcttaaaaatatcaaacatATCATTCTGGTTTTATCTGGCAAAGGAGGTGTTGGCAAGAGTACTGTGACAACACAAATTGCGTGGACTCTgtacaacaaaggaaaaaag GTGGGAATATTAGATGTTGACTTATGTGGACCCAGTATTCCAAGAATGATGAACGTAGAAGGACAAGATGTACACCAGTGTTCCGCAGG ttgGGTTCCTGTTTACACTGATAAGGATCAAAGATTGGCTATCATGTCAATAGGTTTTTTGTTAGATAGCCGTGATGATGCAGTTGTATGGAGAGGACCCAAGAAAAATG CTATGATCAAGCAGTTCTTATCAGATGTGTGTTGGGGAGATCTAGATTATCTAATAATTGATACACCACCAG GAACTTCTGATGAACACATAACCGTGGTTGAAAATCTCAGAAATTACAATCCAGATGGAGCAATCCTTGTTACCACCCCGCAG GGTGTTGCAGTGTCTGATGTAAGAAGAGAGCTGTCTTTCTGCCAGAAAACTAAGATCCCAATCCTTGGTGTTGTGGAAAATATGAGTGGATTTGCTTGTCCTCATTGTGGT GAGTGCTCAAATGTGTTTTCAAAAGGCGGTGGAGAAGCCCTCGCCGGAAGCTGTAGGGTTCCATTTTTAG GTTCCATCCCTTTAGATCCAAGTTTAGCTCAATCATTAGAGGATGGTCAAGCATTTACAGATCTGTTCCCAAATTCACCAACCCTAGATGCAGTGAACAAAATAACGTCTAAACTCTTAGAAATGAAAAACGGTGTTACTGATTGA